The following coding sequences are from one Methanosarcina sp. WWM596 window:
- a CDS encoding MAST domain-containing protein, translated as MKSLELSVFFVLFIVILGASPALAQMGQGGGPINGMGQGMNQGMNQGISQEMMNGYGFDQYDNRFEGFGSMTFQEVCSNFGIPVKTALSDLGLPEDMSTQLTILEVEEQYGVSGQEIVSYMVMNTKQAQTSLNARQRLLMGQQAVQAVRGGGMGRGMYFMRQGRFAYGNYTTFNFDSDAGEVSNFAVSGDMIFDSVTVSDFAFKEEQVAGTTAVYESADSQILLHDNPMGTMQVMAFADKTIVFDLADEVEASMDTTLSDDLKDVIVVKITKNNFEGYLTVFKNYLASGTDAEPLEGLDVKVSDDRVTVTLVENSVVMFRAIPMEPAFMQTGYNYGSRAVYMHQVLNREIANGRVGAELAIRAGGDNASIVNYTPMGLQVMERDRDRIVLGVDSDLPEGRVITVNVDNETINLSNPDRLRLRFDGVEIEKAESIDELFVGGNRPLCYLVQENETATMAVYIPKFSEHEIVIDLEPEAGEEGAGEEVEEEGVTEEGSEAESTPAFEFGLGVAVLASAYGLKRRR; from the coding sequence ATGAAAAGCTTAGAGCTATCTGTATTTTTTGTCCTCTTTATTGTGATCCTGGGGGCATCTCCTGCTCTTGCCCAGATGGGGCAGGGTGGAGGGCCCATTAATGGAATGGGGCAGGGAATGAACCAGGGTATGAACCAGGGTATAAGCCAGGAAATGATGAATGGGTACGGGTTTGACCAGTACGACAACAGGTTTGAAGGTTTCGGATCCATGACTTTCCAAGAAGTCTGCAGCAATTTTGGAATTCCGGTTAAAACCGCGCTTTCCGATCTCGGGCTTCCGGAGGATATGAGTACGCAGCTTACAATCCTGGAGGTTGAAGAACAGTACGGGGTTTCAGGGCAGGAAATTGTCAGCTACATGGTCATGAACACGAAGCAGGCCCAGACCTCGCTCAATGCCAGGCAAAGGCTCCTGATGGGCCAGCAGGCTGTACAGGCTGTGAGAGGTGGGGGCATGGGCAGAGGAATGTATTTTATGCGGCAGGGCCGCTTTGCATACGGGAATTACACGACTTTCAATTTTGATTCCGATGCAGGCGAAGTCAGTAACTTTGCGGTTAGCGGAGATATGATTTTTGATTCGGTTACGGTTTCCGATTTTGCCTTTAAGGAAGAGCAGGTTGCGGGGACAACTGCTGTCTATGAGAGTGCTGACAGCCAGATTTTACTTCACGACAACCCGATGGGAACCATGCAGGTAATGGCTTTTGCCGACAAAACCATTGTTTTTGACCTTGCAGACGAAGTAGAAGCAAGCATGGATACCACACTTTCAGATGATTTAAAAGATGTGATCGTTGTAAAGATAACTAAAAACAATTTTGAGGGATACCTTACCGTCTTCAAGAATTACCTTGCTTCCGGTACGGATGCAGAGCCTCTCGAAGGACTTGATGTTAAGGTTTCGGATGACAGGGTCACGGTAACCCTTGTAGAGAACAGTGTGGTTATGTTCCGTGCAATTCCTATGGAGCCTGCTTTCATGCAGACCGGATATAATTACGGTTCTCGTGCTGTGTACATGCACCAGGTGCTCAACCGGGAAATTGCCAATGGCCGTGTCGGAGCTGAACTTGCCATCCGCGCAGGCGGGGATAACGCATCCATTGTGAACTACACTCCCATGGGCTTGCAGGTCATGGAAAGAGACAGGGATCGCATAGTGCTTGGGGTAGATTCGGACCTTCCCGAAGGCAGGGTCATCACCGTAAACGTGGACAACGAGACCATCAACCTTTCCAATCCCGATCGCCTCAGGCTCCGCTTTGACGGGGTGGAAATTGAAAAAGCCGAAAGCATCGATGAACTCTTTGTCGGCGGAAACCGCCCACTCTGCTATCTCGTTCAGGAAAATGAAACCGCCACCATGGCCGTGTATATCCCAAAATTTTCTGAGCACGAAATAGTAATTGACCTGGAGCCTGAAGCCGGAGAAGAAGGGGCTGGAGAAGAAGTTGAGGAAGAGGGAGTTACTGAAGAAGGATCTGAAGCCGAATCCACGCCAGCTTTCGAGTTTGGACTCGGAGTTGCGGTGCTGGCTTCCGCATACGGACTGAAGCGCAGGAGATAA
- a CDS encoding DUF4139 domain-containing protein, whose product MITRKSYLWIALVFIGVVATAAAFASPESTEGTIQADEQETAASGREIAANGIESSSSVLTKVKPSNPLEFLTAGAVGTDAATEVTVYNDNLALVKERRELDLKTGVNSVEYTDVAALIDPTSVMFEDTKNKNTAVLEQNYEYDLVSSYKLLDKFLGKEITATEKEGATYTGTLLSHDGGVVLSLSDGKVVSLTEVSKFEFPDSAGLLTKPTLVWQVYSPVAGSRDVLTSYLTGGMSWRADYIVKTNVDDTKADIQGWVSVDNGAGTTYEDAKLKLVAGEVHRIAVPQPRYYDVIVEEEAMYSGAKDSFVEESLFEYHLYTLERPATLKNNQIKQLSLLSADAIPVEKELIFDVSKSDKVQVALNLENSKEKGLGMPLPAGVVRVYKADSEGQLQFLGEDNIDHTPKDEEVKVIVGNAFDVTGTRTQTDYKKVSTDVWRESYEIELKNHKVEAQKVRIVEHFYGDWEISTNSDSYEKTDAFTAEWEVTVPADGSKKVSFTVERRY is encoded by the coding sequence ATGATAACAAGAAAAAGTTATCTATGGATTGCTCTGGTTTTTATCGGAGTTGTGGCCACAGCTGCAGCGTTTGCGTCTCCCGAATCTACTGAAGGCACGATTCAGGCTGATGAGCAAGAAACCGCTGCTAGTGGAAGAGAAATCGCTGCAAATGGAATTGAGTCTTCTTCGAGTGTACTAACAAAAGTAAAACCTTCAAATCCTCTGGAATTTCTTACTGCCGGAGCCGTGGGAACTGATGCAGCTACCGAGGTTACGGTTTACAACGATAATCTTGCCCTTGTGAAAGAGCGTAGGGAACTCGATTTAAAGACCGGGGTCAACAGCGTTGAGTATACGGATGTTGCCGCTCTCATTGATCCTACATCGGTTATGTTTGAGGACACAAAGAACAAAAACACTGCCGTGCTTGAACAGAACTATGAGTATGACCTTGTAAGCAGTTACAAACTTCTTGATAAATTCCTGGGAAAGGAAATCACAGCAACTGAAAAGGAAGGTGCGACATACACAGGGACTCTTCTCAGCCATGATGGCGGGGTTGTGCTCAGTCTGAGTGATGGAAAGGTTGTAAGTCTCACAGAAGTCTCTAAATTTGAGTTTCCTGACTCAGCAGGGTTGCTTACAAAACCCACTCTGGTCTGGCAGGTTTATTCTCCTGTAGCAGGCAGCCGGGATGTACTTACTTCCTATCTTACGGGTGGTATGAGCTGGAGGGCAGACTATATCGTAAAGACTAATGTGGATGATACAAAGGCTGATATCCAGGGCTGGGTCAGTGTCGACAATGGGGCAGGGACCACCTATGAAGATGCCAAATTGAAGCTCGTTGCAGGGGAAGTTCACCGTATAGCTGTACCACAGCCAAGATATTATGATGTGATTGTAGAAGAGGAAGCAATGTACTCAGGGGCAAAGGACAGCTTTGTTGAGGAATCCCTCTTTGAGTACCACCTGTATACCCTGGAAAGGCCTGCTACCCTGAAGAACAACCAGATCAAGCAGCTTTCCCTGCTCTCTGCAGACGCTATACCTGTGGAAAAGGAACTCATCTTTGATGTTTCAAAAAGCGATAAAGTGCAGGTAGCCCTGAACCTCGAAAATTCAAAAGAAAAGGGCCTTGGAATGCCTCTCCCTGCAGGGGTTGTCAGGGTATACAAAGCTGATTCCGAAGGGCAGCTCCAGTTCCTTGGAGAAGACAATATAGACCACACCCCAAAAGATGAGGAAGTCAAGGTAATTGTCGGAAACGCTTTCGATGTAACAGGCACCAGAACCCAGACCGATTACAAAAAGGTGAGCACTGACGTCTGGCGGGAAAGTTATGAGATTGAATTAAAGAACCATAAGGTAGAGGCCCAGAAAGTAAGGATTGTAGAACATTTCTACGGGGACTGGGAAATTTCCACAAATTCCGATTCTTATGAAAAGACGGATGCATTCACTGCCGAATGGGAAGTAACCGTGCCTGCAGACGGTTCTAAAAAAGTCTCTTTCACAGTGGAACGCAGATATTGA